One genomic region from Gemmobacter aquarius encodes:
- the flgA gene encoding flagellar basal body P-ring formation chaperone FlgA: protein MLRVAVILTLVAQPALAGWPEGVPGAEVGRMVRAAMAGAGVADAPAFADPVRAYPACANDPVVSPRGGDWATAEVRCASPAWVRAIRTGARPGGVVSNGGAEAASGPPVVTLVRSVAKGALIGAGDVALRPMGARSVDGIFTDPAAVVGRRARAHLGEGQAVLVRQLEPDWLVETGNPLSLTAEAGGLAVSAPAEALEDGQLGDVIRVVNLSSRREVKALVTGRNIVTAQTNMR, encoded by the coding sequence ATGTTGCGGGTGGCGGTGATCTTGACGCTGGTCGCCCAACCCGCTTTGGCGGGCTGGCCCGAGGGCGTGCCGGGGGCCGAGGTCGGGCGCATGGTGCGCGCGGCGATGGCGGGGGCGGGGGTGGCCGATGCGCCTGCCTTTGCCGATCCGGTGCGGGCCTATCCGGCTTGCGCGAATGATCCCGTGGTCAGCCCGCGCGGCGGCGACTGGGCCACGGCGGAAGTGCGTTGCGCTTCCCCTGCATGGGTGCGGGCGATCCGGACGGGGGCGCGGCCCGGGGGGGTGGTTTCTAACGGGGGTGCAGAAGCGGCAAGTGGGCCGCCGGTGGTGACGCTGGTGCGGTCGGTCGCCAAGGGGGCTTTGATCGGGGCGGGGGATGTTGCGTTGCGACCGATGGGCGCGCGGTCGGTTGACGGGATATTCACCGATCCGGCGGCGGTCGTGGGGCGGCGGGCGCGGGCGCATCTGGGCGAGGGGCAGGCGGTGCTGGTGCGGCAGTTGGAACCCGATTGGCTGGTGGAAACGGGCAACCCGCTTTCGCTGACCGCCGAGGCCGGGGGGCTGGCGGTTTCGGCCCCTGCCGAGGCGCTGGAGGACGGGCAGCTTGGCGATGTGATCCGTGTCGTCAACCTGTCGAGCCGCCGCGAGGTGAAGGCGCTGGTGACCGGACGGAATATTGTGACCGCGCAGACTAACATGCGCTGA
- the flgM gene encoding flagellar biosynthesis anti-sigma factor FlgM — translation MVDLISSFTPRPRIAKPGEDVGPSIAGPNAGPAAGAVAKPGGDTVALSAGATALPAELSGGPPIDLEIVSKIKEAISEGKYPVDLDKITESLFQDFVKMMA, via the coding sequence ATGGTTGATCTTATCTCGTCCTTTACGCCAAGACCCCGGATCGCCAAACCGGGTGAAGATGTCGGACCGTCCATCGCCGGACCCAATGCCGGACCGGCTGCCGGTGCGGTGGCCAAGCCCGGCGGCGATACTGTCGCGCTGAGTGCGGGGGCGACCGCGCTGCCTGCCGAACTGTCGGGTGGACCGCCGATCGACCTCGAGATCGTCTCGAAGATCAAGGAGGCGATTTCGGAGGGCAAGTATCCCGTCGACCTCGACAAGATCACCGAGAGCCTGTTTCAGGATTTCGTGAAGATGATGGCCTGA
- a CDS encoding DNA methyltransferase, with protein MPGVPCSDAWDDIRPINSQAQERLGYPTQKPVALLERILNASSNPGDTVLDPFCGCGTTVHAAQKLGRRWIGIDVTHLAIGLIEKRLRDAYRDMPEQLVFITHGVPQDLEGARNLARRGRDNSAHYFEFEKWALALIGAQPGNLSKRGADKGIDGNIWFGPKHEGRAIVSVKAGDNVGVAQIRDLRGVIEREGAQVGIFLTLTEPTKPMVTEAAGAGQYQLAGFPAVPRIQIVTIEEALSLRDRAHRLPAARNDTFKRAAAEVDSTAQGTLF; from the coding sequence ATGCCCGGCGTCCCCTGTTCAGACGCATGGGATGATATCCGACCGATCAACTCCCAAGCCCAAGAACGCCTAGGCTACCCCACCCAAAAACCCGTGGCCCTGCTCGAACGCATCCTGAACGCCTCGTCCAACCCCGGCGATACCGTGCTTGATCCGTTCTGTGGCTGCGGCACCACCGTCCATGCGGCGCAGAAACTCGGTCGCCGCTGGATCGGGATCGATGTCACCCACCTTGCCATCGGCCTGATCGAAAAGCGCCTGCGCGATGCCTACCGCGACATGCCCGAACAGCTCGTCTTCATCACCCACGGCGTCCCCCAAGACCTCGAAGGTGCCCGCAACCTCGCCCGCCGGGGCCGCGACAATTCGGCCCATTATTTCGAGTTCGAGAAATGGGCGCTCGCCCTGATCGGCGCGCAGCCGGGCAACCTGTCCAAGCGCGGGGCCGACAAGGGGATCGACGGCAACATCTGGTTCGGCCCCAAACACGAAGGCCGCGCCATCGTGTCGGTCAAGGCGGGCGACAATGTCGGCGTGGCCCAGATCCGCGACCTGCGCGGCGTGATCGAACGCGAAGGCGCGCAGGTGGGCATCTTCCTCACCCTCACCGAACCCACCAAACCCATGGTCACCGAAGCGGCAGGCGCGGGCCAATACCAGCTTGCAGGCTTCCCCGCCGTGCCCCGCATCCAGATCGTCACCATCGAAGAGGCCCTTTCCCTGCGTGACCGCGCCCACCGCCTGCCCGCCGCCCGCAACGACACCTTCAAACGCGCCGCGGCCGAGGTGGACAGCACCGCCCAAGGCACCCTGTTCTGA